A single genomic interval of Mucilaginibacter robiniae harbors:
- a CDS encoding prolyl oligopeptidase family serine peptidase, with protein MNIKPAPYPQTKKGNVTDTYFDTTVPDPYRWLEDDQAADTKAWVVEENKVTQGYLSQIPYREAIRKRLETLWNYEKYSAPFKRGSYTYFYKNDGLQSQSVLYRQLEGGLPEIFLDPNKFSKEGTTSLSQIAFTKDGSLAAYQLSEGGSDWTKVVVMRAADKATVGDTLLDVKFSGLAWKGNEGFYYSSYDKPKEGSQLSGLTQYHKLYYHKLGTPQSQDQLIFGGEQTPRRYVGGYLTEDERYLVITAANSTTGNELYIQDLSKPGSAIINVVNNMDNVHEVVDNVGSKLYIHTNLYAPNYKLITVDADNASPSHWHDLISQTHNVLEVSTGGGKLFAQYLKDATSFVQQYDMDGRLEHTVELPGVGTASGFSSKKEEKELYYTFTSYIYPPTIFKYDVATGHSVVYKKSGVQFNPDLYESHQVFYSSKDGKTIPMIITYKKGTVLNGHNPTLLYAYGGFGVSLTPAFSTSNIILLEQGGIYAVANLRGGGEYGETWHKAGTKLRKQNVFDDFIAAAEYLIKHKYTIKEYLAIAGGSNGGLLVGATITQQPDLCKVAFPAVGVLDMLRYNQFTAGAGWAYDYGTAQDSPEMFAYLYHYSPYHALKPASYPATLVTTADHDDRVVPAHSFKFAARLQEYQQGPNPTLIRIETNAGHGAGRSTAQIIGQETDKWAFMFANMGLEWKP; from the coding sequence ATGAATATCAAACCCGCTCCCTATCCGCAAACTAAAAAAGGCAACGTAACCGATACTTATTTCGATACCACCGTACCCGACCCATATCGCTGGTTGGAAGACGACCAAGCGGCTGATACCAAGGCTTGGGTGGTAGAAGAAAATAAGGTAACACAAGGCTACTTGTCGCAAATTCCTTACCGCGAAGCCATCCGCAAACGGCTGGAAACCTTGTGGAACTATGAAAAATACAGCGCTCCGTTTAAGCGGGGCAGCTATACCTACTTCTATAAAAACGACGGGCTGCAAAGCCAATCGGTATTGTACCGGCAACTGGAAGGTGGCTTGCCCGAAATATTTTTAGACCCCAATAAATTCTCGAAAGAGGGTACCACCTCATTATCACAAATTGCTTTTACCAAAGACGGCAGCTTAGCGGCTTACCAATTATCGGAAGGTGGTTCCGACTGGACAAAGGTGGTGGTAATGCGTGCTGCCGATAAAGCTACAGTAGGAGATACGCTGCTGGATGTGAAATTTTCGGGCTTGGCCTGGAAAGGCAACGAAGGTTTTTATTACAGCAGTTATGATAAGCCTAAAGAGGGCAGTCAGCTATCAGGACTTACACAGTACCACAAATTGTACTATCATAAACTGGGCACGCCGCAAAGCCAAGATCAGCTTATTTTTGGTGGCGAACAAACACCGCGCCGGTACGTAGGCGGTTACTTAACCGAAGATGAACGTTACCTGGTAATTACGGCTGCCAACTCGACCACCGGCAATGAATTATATATACAAGATTTAAGCAAGCCTGGTAGTGCTATTATCAATGTGGTAAATAACATGGATAACGTGCATGAGGTGGTAGATAATGTAGGCAGCAAACTGTACATTCATACCAATTTATATGCGCCCAATTATAAGCTAATTACGGTAGATGCGGATAATGCCAGTCCATCCCACTGGCACGACCTGATTTCGCAGACGCATAATGTGCTGGAGGTATCTACCGGCGGCGGCAAGCTGTTTGCCCAGTACCTGAAAGATGCCACGTCGTTTGTGCAACAGTACGATATGGATGGCCGCTTGGAGCATACCGTTGAGCTGCCAGGTGTAGGGACAGCTTCGGGCTTTAGCAGTAAAAAGGAAGAAAAGGAATTATATTATACGTTTACCTCGTACATCTATCCGCCTACTATTTTTAAGTACGATGTAGCTACGGGGCATTCGGTAGTTTACAAAAAGTCGGGCGTGCAGTTCAACCCTGATTTGTATGAATCGCACCAGGTTTTTTACAGCTCTAAAGATGGTAAGACCATCCCTATGATTATCACCTACAAAAAAGGTACGGTACTGAACGGCCATAACCCAACGCTGTTATATGCCTATGGGGGCTTTGGCGTAAGCCTGACACCCGCTTTCAGTACGTCCAATATCATCTTGTTGGAACAAGGTGGTATTTACGCCGTAGCTAATCTGCGGGGTGGGGGCGAGTACGGTGAAACCTGGCACAAGGCCGGTACCAAGCTGCGCAAACAAAATGTATTTGATGACTTTATTGCCGCTGCCGAATATTTGATTAAGCATAAATACACCATAAAGGAATATCTGGCTATTGCCGGTGGCTCGAACGGTGGCTTGCTGGTAGGAGCTACCATTACCCAGCAGCCTGATTTATGTAAAGTGGCTTTTCCGGCGGTAGGTGTGCTGGATATGCTGCGCTATAATCAGTTTACGGCCGGTGCAGGCTGGGCTTATGATTATGGCACGGCGCAAGATAGTCCTGAAATGTTTGCCTATCTGTACCATTACTCGCCATACCATGCCCTGAAACCAGCCAGTTACCCGGCTACGCTGGTTACCACAGCCGATCATGATGACCGGGTAGTGCCGGCACACTCCTTTAAGTTTGCCGCTCGTTTGCAGGAATACCAGCAAGGCCCTAACCCCACTCTCATCCGTATCGAAACCAATGCCGGGCATGGTGCCGGCCGTTCTACCGCTCAGATTATTGGTCAGGAGACTGATAAATGGGCGTTTATGTTTGCCAACATGGGTTTGGAGTGGAAGCCATAA